From the genome of Nicotiana sylvestris chromosome 2, ASM39365v2, whole genome shotgun sequence, one region includes:
- the LOC138885123 gene encoding uncharacterized mitochondrial protein AtMg00240-like produces the protein MITSFSSSLDPTVKLKAKEGTPLSDPTFYRQLVGKLNILTNTRLDIAYGVEHSSQYMQDPIDPHLQAAYHMLRYLLKDPTLGLFMSNDADFSIQAYCDSDWAACHDSRKSVSELVVPLVLPIPMFCDSQSVLHIARNPMFHERTTHIEVNCHFARSKH, from the exons ATGATTACTAGTTTTTCCTCTTCCCTTGATCCCACAGTTAAATTGAAGGCTAAGGAAGGAACACCCTTGTCTGATCCTACTTTTTACAGACAGTTGGTTGGGAAGTTAAACATCCTCACCAACACTAGACTAGATATAGCCTACGGAGTAGAACACTCGAGCCAATATATGCAAGATCCTATAGATCCTCACCTTCAGGCTGCCTATCACATGCTTAGATACTTGCTCAAGGATCCTACTTTGGGACTCTTCATGTCCAATGATGCTGACTTCTCAATCCAAGCCTATTGTGATTCTGATTGGGCTGCCTGCCATGATTCTAGGAAATCAGTGTCAG AGCTGGTTGTCCCTCTTGTCCTGCCTATTCCTATGTTTTGTGACAGTCAATCTGTTCTCCATATTGCCAGAAATCCCATGTTTCACGAGCGCACTACGCACATTGAAGTTAACTGCCACTTTGCGAGGTCCAAGCACTAA